One window of the Chryseobacterium camelliae genome contains the following:
- the queA gene encoding tRNA preQ1(34) S-adenosylmethionine ribosyltransferase-isomerase QueA — protein sequence MKTSDFNFDLPAELLAEHPSEHRDDARLMVLDRKTQTIEHKLFKDVVDYFDEGDLFIFNNTKVFPARLYGNKEKTGAKIEVFLLRELDKETRVWDVLVDPARKIRIGNKLFFTEDESLVAEVIDNTTSRGRTLRFLFDGSYEEFRAKLKELGETPLPKYIKREVEPEDAERYQTIYAKVEGAVAAPTAGLHFSRHLMKRLEIKGIDFAEVTLHVGLGTFNPIEVEDLSKHKMESEEIFIDEKNAQIINNAVDSHRRVCAVGTTTMRTLETSVSSNKKISAFHGWTNKFIYPPHDFGVANCMITNFHTPKSTLIMMIAAFAGKDFIMHAYEEAVKEKYKFYSYGDAMLIL from the coding sequence ATGAAAACATCAGATTTTAATTTTGATCTTCCTGCGGAATTATTGGCAGAGCACCCGTCTGAGCACAGAGATGATGCGAGACTCATGGTTTTGGACAGAAAAACGCAAACCATTGAGCACAAGCTGTTCAAAGATGTGGTAGACTATTTCGATGAAGGAGATCTTTTTATCTTCAACAATACCAAAGTTTTCCCGGCCCGTCTGTATGGGAATAAGGAAAAGACAGGAGCTAAAATCGAGGTCTTCCTTTTAAGGGAGTTGGATAAGGAAACCCGCGTTTGGGATGTCCTGGTAGATCCTGCAAGGAAAATCAGAATCGGAAACAAACTGTTCTTTACTGAAGACGAGTCTTTGGTAGCTGAAGTTATAGACAACACTACTTCCAGAGGAAGGACGCTGAGGTTTTTATTTGACGGTTCTTATGAAGAATTCAGGGCAAAATTAAAAGAGCTGGGTGAAACCCCGCTTCCTAAATACATCAAAAGAGAAGTTGAGCCGGAAGATGCAGAAAGATACCAGACGATCTACGCTAAAGTAGAAGGAGCCGTAGCAGCCCCTACAGCAGGTCTTCACTTCTCCAGGCACCTGATGAAGAGGCTGGAGATCAAAGGGATCGATTTTGCTGAGGTAACGCTTCACGTAGGATTGGGAACCTTCAACCCGATTGAGGTGGAAGACCTTTCCAAGCACAAAATGGAGTCTGAAGAGATTTTCATCGATGAAAAGAATGCCCAGATCATCAACAACGCCGTTGATTCGCACAGAAGGGTTTGTGCTGTAGGAACCACCACAATGAGGACACTTGAGACTTCCGTTTCCTCGAACAAGAAAATTTCAGCATTCCATGGCTGGACGAATAAATTCATTTATCCGCCGCATGATTTCGGGGTAGCCAACTGTATGATCACCAACTTCCATACACCTAAATCCACTCTGATCATGATGATTGCAGCATTTGCAGGAAAAGATTTCATCATGCACGCGTATGAAGAAGCCGTAAAAGAGAAATACAAATTCTACTCTTACGGAGACGCGATGCTTATTTTGTAA
- a CDS encoding AIM24 family protein: MSKYSLEAFVNETKENPQERDYFELEKPQLLEINLNNQSVWTKAGSMVGYVGNVSFERQGMFSGGLGNLLKKAISGEGAKLMKAEGTGKLYVADSGKKVRILYLNNESVCVNGNDVLAHEYNIKSDITMLKSIAGVMSGGLFQVRLSGTGHIAITTHGDPLTLMVTPDAPVYTDPNATVAWSGNLSPDLKTNVSLKSLIGRGSGEEFQMKFSGNGWVLIQPYEEVYVLEK; this comes from the coding sequence ATGAGCAAATATTCGTTAGAAGCATTCGTTAATGAAACCAAAGAAAATCCACAGGAACGAGATTATTTTGAACTGGAAAAACCTCAGCTGCTGGAAATTAACCTGAATAACCAATCGGTATGGACCAAGGCAGGCAGTATGGTAGGTTATGTAGGCAACGTCAGTTTTGAAAGGCAGGGCATGTTCTCCGGCGGATTGGGGAACCTGCTTAAAAAAGCCATCAGCGGAGAAGGTGCAAAGCTGATGAAGGCTGAAGGTACAGGAAAGCTGTATGTGGCAGATTCCGGCAAGAAGGTGCGCATCCTTTACCTGAACAATGAATCGGTATGCGTGAATGGAAACGATGTTTTAGCCCATGAATACAATATTAAAAGTGACATTACCATGCTGAAAAGCATCGCAGGGGTGATGTCCGGCGGATTGTTCCAGGTCAGGCTTTCCGGGACCGGCCACATCGCCATTACCACGCACGGCGATCCGCTGACGCTGATGGTAACCCCTGATGCTCCTGTATACACCGACCCGAATGCTACGGTTGCATGGTCAGGAAACCTCAGCCCTGACCTTAAAACCAATGTTTCGCTTAAAAGCCTGATCGGAAGAGGAAGCGGAGAAGAGTTCCAGATGAAGTTTTCCGGTAACGGATGGGTGCTGATCCAGCCGTATGAGGAAGTGTATGTGCTGGAGAAGTAG
- a CDS encoding DNA-deoxyinosine glycosylase has translation MSDRITSFPPIIDENSKILILGSVPGVKSLEKQQYYAHPQNKFWKIMFELLNEEFTEDYTRRIAVLKKHHIALWDVIDSCERKGSLDSEIRNEEANRVDELLNDHPKIKAVFCNGGKSYKNVQKMLGKDYRLPVFLLPSTSPLHTVSLEHKLESWKKIAEYLD, from the coding sequence ATGTCTGATCGTATCACCTCTTTCCCTCCCATCATTGATGAAAATTCAAAAATTTTAATCCTGGGTTCCGTTCCCGGAGTAAAATCCCTGGAGAAGCAGCAGTATTATGCCCATCCCCAGAATAAATTCTGGAAAATTATGTTTGAGCTGCTGAATGAAGAGTTCACAGAAGATTACACCCGAAGGATTGCCGTTTTAAAGAAACACCATATAGCCCTATGGGATGTCATCGATTCCTGCGAAAGGAAAGGCAGCCTGGATTCTGAGATCAGGAACGAAGAAGCCAACCGCGTTGATGAGTTGTTAAATGACCACCCGAAAATCAAAGCTGTTTTCTGTAACGGTGGCAAATCTTATAAAAACGTGCAGAAAATGTTGGGGAAAGATTACAGGCTGCCTGTATTCCTGTTGCCATCCACCAGCCCGCTGCATACCGTTTCACTGGAACACAAACTGGAAAGCTGGAAAAAAATTGCAGAATACCTTGATTGA
- a CDS encoding S9 family peptidase: MKLKNSLLALAAPLLMNAQQVMTPEILWTLKKVGVQAVSPDQSSLIYKVGQVDLKTEKTKNESYFLNAINQQSVKTDFGKKAIIQWDKNGMYAQEGDQILLSKDNGKTWTDFYTITDADNIVISPDGKKIAFSRQVLVEKVMGKDKYADTPKTTAQVYTDLNHRHWDYFNEGKYNHIFVVQISEKADAAKDLLEGKMWDSPQRPFGGAEDFIWSPDSSQLLYVTKPKSGKDYATSTNTDIFAYDLASGVTKNLTESNKGYDVNPKFSPDGRSLVWQSMARDGFEADKNDIKIMDWKSGKTENLTKNWDESVSGEVFWGADSKTIYFTAAFRGTKQLFSLDPKNSKVQQITRGDFDVNEIYTDHKNALLVSRTDINHASELFTVNVKNGDMKQVTDANKDIYASLAQGKSELKMVKTSDGKKMGVWFHYPPNFDPNKKYPTLVYCQGGPQSALTQFFSTRWNFALMAANGYIVVAPNRRGMPGWGTKWNEEISRDWGGQPMRDYLAATDYAKTLPYVDGDRVAAVGASYGGYSVFMLAGIHNNRFKTFIAHDGLFDMKSWYLTTEELWFANWDLGSPWEKPLPKAYTEFNPSNFVDRWNKPIMIVQGGIDYRVPYEQGQEAFQAAQLRGLKSKLVYFPNENHWVLHPQNGLVWQREFFDWLKETL; encoded by the coding sequence ATGAAACTTAAGAACAGTCTGCTGGCTCTGGCAGCACCGCTTTTAATGAACGCACAACAAGTAATGACCCCTGAAATCCTCTGGACTTTAAAAAAAGTAGGAGTGCAGGCGGTGTCACCGGATCAGTCTTCGCTTATTTATAAAGTAGGGCAGGTAGATCTGAAAACGGAAAAAACCAAGAACGAAAGTTACTTCCTCAATGCCATTAACCAGCAGTCCGTAAAAACGGATTTCGGGAAAAAAGCAATCATCCAGTGGGATAAGAATGGGATGTATGCCCAGGAAGGCGACCAGATCCTGCTTTCCAAAGACAACGGGAAAACATGGACGGACTTTTATACCATAACAGACGCAGATAACATCGTGATTTCCCCGGACGGAAAGAAGATTGCTTTCAGCAGGCAGGTTCTGGTAGAAAAAGTAATGGGGAAAGACAAATATGCCGATACGCCGAAAACAACAGCTCAAGTCTACACTGACCTGAATCACAGGCACTGGGATTACTTCAATGAAGGGAAGTACAACCATATCTTTGTCGTCCAGATTTCAGAAAAGGCAGATGCAGCCAAAGACCTGCTGGAAGGTAAGATGTGGGACTCTCCTCAAAGGCCTTTCGGAGGCGCTGAAGATTTCATCTGGAGCCCGGATTCTTCCCAGCTGCTGTATGTGACCAAGCCCAAAAGCGGTAAAGACTATGCAACCAGCACCAACACGGATATTTTTGCCTATGACCTGGCTTCAGGGGTGACAAAGAACCTTACCGAATCCAATAAAGGGTACGATGTAAATCCTAAATTCAGCCCGGACGGGAGATCCCTGGTGTGGCAGAGCATGGCAAGAGACGGCTTTGAAGCGGATAAAAATGACATCAAGATCATGGACTGGAAATCCGGTAAAACGGAAAACCTGACCAAAAACTGGGATGAAAGTGTTTCAGGAGAGGTGTTTTGGGGAGCAGACTCTAAAACCATTTATTTTACAGCAGCATTCCGGGGAACCAAACAGCTGTTCTCGCTGGATCCTAAAAATTCCAAAGTGCAGCAGATTACCCGCGGTGATTTTGACGTGAACGAAATTTACACGGATCACAAAAATGCACTGCTCGTATCCAGAACCGACATCAACCATGCTTCCGAACTTTTTACAGTCAATGTAAAGAACGGTGATATGAAGCAGGTGACCGATGCCAATAAAGATATCTATGCTTCCCTGGCTCAGGGTAAATCTGAGCTGAAAATGGTCAAGACATCAGACGGTAAAAAAATGGGCGTATGGTTCCACTATCCGCCGAACTTCGATCCCAATAAAAAATACCCGACACTGGTGTATTGTCAGGGAGGTCCGCAATCCGCGCTTACCCAGTTTTTCAGCACCCGTTGGAACTTTGCTCTTATGGCAGCCAACGGCTACATCGTTGTAGCTCCGAACAGAAGGGGAATGCCGGGATGGGGAACGAAATGGAACGAGGAAATCTCCCGCGACTGGGGCGGCCAGCCGATGAGGGACTACCTTGCAGCAACCGATTATGCTAAAACACTGCCATACGTTGATGGAGACAGGGTAGCGGCAGTAGGAGCAAGCTATGGCGGATACAGCGTATTCATGCTGGCAGGAATCCATAACAACCGTTTCAAAACCTTTATCGCCCACGACGGACTATTTGATATGAAATCATGGTACCTGACCACGGAAGAGTTATGGTTTGCCAACTGGGATCTAGGATCGCCATGGGAAAAACCGCTTCCGAAAGCATATACAGAATTCAATCCTAGCAATTTCGTAGATCGGTGGAATAAACCGATTATGATCGTTCAGGGCGGAATCGATTACCGCGTACCTTACGAACAGGGACAGGAAGCTTTCCAGGCTGCACAGCTGAGAGGGCTGAAATCCAAATTAGTCTATTTCCCGAACGAAAACCACTGGGTGCTGCATCCGCAGAACGGACTGGTCTGGCAAAGAGAGTTCTTCGACTGGCTTAAGGAAACGCTTTAA
- a CDS encoding phage holin family protein: protein MNLIIRLLITAIVAFLLTKILPGVHFTGFSAAVIFAIVLALLNLIVKPVLNILGLPLTIITLGLFTLVINAMIILIADYFIDSMTVAGFWWAFLFSILLSVITSLANSLFSDKD from the coding sequence ATGAACTTAATTATCCGCCTTCTGATTACCGCTATAGTAGCATTTCTGCTGACTAAGATTCTGCCGGGAGTTCACTTCACAGGATTCTCCGCTGCTGTTATTTTTGCCATTGTCTTAGCATTACTGAATTTAATTGTTAAGCCTGTCCTGAATATCTTAGGACTGCCTTTAACCATTATTACCTTAGGGTTATTTACCCTGGTGATCAATGCCATGATCATTCTTATTGCTGATTATTTTATTGACAGCATGACGGTAGCCGGGTTCTGGTGGGCATTCCTGTTCAGTATCCTGTTATCAGTGATCACATCACTGGCCAACTCCCTGTTCTCTGATAAAGATTAA
- a CDS encoding PaaI family thioesterase, which yields MTPEKRQLITDSFNRSQTLRFYNAELLEAETDFISMKIPKMDLMTRKAGMFNGAMIASLVDVSSGYAAVSHYEEDCYVVTVELKVNYLRPAMGEALVSKSYVIKGGAKISVIRTEIYTVDGNGGSESHVATSLVTMMKIR from the coding sequence ATGACACCTGAAAAAAGACAGCTGATCACCGATAGTTTCAACCGTTCCCAAACCTTACGTTTCTATAATGCTGAGCTGCTGGAAGCCGAAACGGATTTCATCTCCATGAAAATCCCGAAAATGGACCTGATGACCAGGAAAGCAGGAATGTTCAATGGCGCTATGATTGCTTCTCTGGTGGATGTTTCTTCCGGCTATGCTGCGGTAAGCCATTATGAAGAAGACTGCTATGTAGTCACCGTAGAATTGAAAGTCAATTATCTCAGGCCGGCGATGGGCGAAGCATTGGTGTCAAAATCTTATGTGATTAAAGGCGGTGCGAAAATCAGCGTGATCCGGACTGAGATTTATACGGTGGATGGGAACGGCGGTTCCGAAAGCCATGTGGCGACTTCTCTGGTAACGATGATGAAAATCAGGTAA
- a CDS encoding alpha/beta fold hydrolase, whose translation MKKLAFLMAVFTGSVIMNAQVITGTVWSKEENKPIPYVNIGVEKDRLGTVSDASGKFLLDVSSADTRKNIRAELAGYESFSMSIADFIRQNPHQIVLKEKITNIKEVKISPKKLVDKNWGVNTKSKSVNYIVNPEFNKENFLGETALQFTTKKRAKIKRINLNVAQFNAKEPVAMRYSIYSDDNNMPGKSILQEDITAELTADRIKDGVFSLDVNDRNIWVQGKFYVGIQFLKAFDGNVRLSAALFKTGYLRQFYGDWEKVSIAAPAINIDVKVDKSAKNESDESSDFGSNATAGKVLHLNDADIYYESYGKGEPLFLLHGNGGSISDFSKEIPELSRHFRVIAMDTRGQGKSTDASTGPLTYIRFADDVKALADQLGMKKINILGWSDGGNTGIEFAIKYPDRVSKIITSGANVVPEGLGDKVLQDMKNEVAEKTAQHKPESEIRLAQLMIDEPKITREQLNRIRAKVLVVAGENDMILPSHTEYIAREIPGSEIKIYKGASHGVPVERAEELNKDVLEFIKKK comes from the coding sequence ATGAAAAAACTCGCCTTTCTTATGGCAGTGTTTACCGGTTCCGTGATCATGAATGCTCAGGTCATTACTGGAACCGTATGGTCCAAAGAGGAAAACAAACCGATACCGTATGTCAATATAGGGGTAGAAAAGGACCGCCTGGGAACCGTTTCCGATGCTTCAGGGAAATTTTTGCTGGATGTGTCGTCTGCTGATACGCGTAAAAATATCCGGGCTGAACTGGCCGGTTATGAATCCTTCTCAATGAGCATAGCGGATTTCATCAGGCAAAATCCGCATCAGATTGTGTTGAAGGAAAAAATAACGAACATCAAAGAGGTAAAAATCAGTCCGAAGAAACTCGTCGACAAAAACTGGGGCGTCAATACAAAAAGCAAAAGCGTCAATTATATTGTGAATCCGGAATTTAACAAAGAAAACTTTTTGGGGGAAACCGCTTTACAGTTTACCACCAAAAAAAGAGCAAAGATCAAGCGCATCAACCTGAATGTGGCTCAGTTCAATGCTAAAGAACCGGTTGCGATGCGGTACTCTATTTACAGTGACGACAACAACATGCCCGGGAAAAGCATCCTGCAGGAAGATATAACCGCAGAACTTACTGCAGACCGGATCAAAGACGGCGTATTCTCTCTGGACGTTAACGACAGGAATATCTGGGTTCAGGGTAAATTTTATGTCGGGATCCAGTTTCTGAAGGCATTTGACGGAAATGTAAGATTGAGTGCAGCGTTGTTCAAAACCGGCTACCTGAGGCAGTTTTACGGCGATTGGGAAAAAGTATCGATTGCAGCACCCGCGATCAATATAGATGTTAAAGTGGATAAGTCGGCAAAAAACGAAAGCGACGAAAGCAGTGATTTCGGCAGCAATGCGACAGCTGGAAAAGTGCTCCATCTGAATGATGCCGATATTTATTATGAGTCATACGGCAAAGGAGAACCTTTGTTCCTGCTGCATGGAAACGGCGGGAGCATCAGTGATTTCTCAAAAGAGATTCCGGAGCTGTCCAGGCATTTCAGGGTCATTGCGATGGATACCCGCGGACAGGGTAAAAGCACGGATGCTAGTACCGGGCCGTTAACCTACATCCGGTTTGCTGATGATGTAAAAGCTCTGGCAGATCAGCTGGGCATGAAGAAAATCAATATTCTGGGCTGGAGTGACGGCGGCAATACCGGGATTGAGTTTGCCATTAAATACCCGGATCGTGTAAGCAAAATCATTACCAGCGGTGCCAATGTCGTTCCGGAAGGCCTTGGAGACAAAGTCTTGCAGGACATGAAAAATGAAGTGGCTGAGAAAACTGCTCAGCATAAACCTGAATCTGAAATCCGGCTCGCACAGCTGATGATTGACGAACCTAAAATCACCAGGGAACAGCTGAACAGAATCCGTGCGAAAGTATTGGTGGTAGCCGGGGAAAACGATATGATCCTGCCTTCCCATACCGAATACATTGCCAGAGAGATCCCGGGCTCCGAGATCAAGATCTATAAAGGTGCTTCCCACGGTGTTCCGGTAGAAAGAGCTGAAGAGCTTAATAAAGATGTGCTGGAGTTTATAAAAAAGAAGTAA
- a CDS encoding type IA DNA topoisomerase, with product MKLCIAEKPSVARDIAKVLGATMPKQGYMEGNGYCVTWTFGHLCTLKEPHDYGPQYKSWNLFLLPIIPGNFGIKLIPNKGVENQFKVIERLVGECEEVINCGDAGQEGELIQRWVLQKAKCDKPVKRLWISSLTEEAIKEGFSNLKPAEEYRNLYLAGNARAIGDWLLGINATRLFTKKFGGNKAVLSIGRVQTPTLAMLVQRQKEIDAFTVEEYWELKTRYRDVIFNAAIDRLKTLDRAEKGLEYLKQNPFEIVSFEIKEGKEKNPRLFDLTGLQVEANKKYGYSAENTLNYIQSLYEKKHVTYPRVDTTYLSESLYPKIGGILKSMTFYQEWISPLLEQPIPKSKAVFDDAKVTDHHAIIPTEIPPSQNLTREEKLIYDLVAKRFIAVFYPECKISNTLVEGKVGTIPFKTSGKQILEPGWRAVYAKEPKEEPADKEKEKEEEQTIPEFKVGETGPHDPMIHQGKTSPPKPYTEATLLRAMETAGRQVEDEELREMLKNNGIGRPSTRANIIETLFKRKYIEKRRKNLIATQTGIQLIDTIEDELLKSPELTGEWESKLRKIESGGYEANLFKEELIQMVTALTKKVVDGKAKIITLQEEPEVKEKKKREPSVKKELPTWEETKCPKCKSHHLIKGKTAVGCSDFKNCGFKVTFEIFGKKLSDKQLMDLVIKGKTSKLKGFSAHPDAVTEGILSIDENFTVSLA from the coding sequence ATGAAACTTTGTATTGCCGAAAAACCGAGTGTTGCCAGAGATATTGCCAAAGTCCTGGGCGCTACCATGCCCAAACAAGGCTATATGGAAGGAAACGGCTACTGTGTAACCTGGACGTTCGGGCACCTCTGCACCCTTAAGGAGCCGCATGATTACGGTCCGCAATACAAATCCTGGAACCTTTTCCTGCTGCCGATCATTCCCGGTAACTTCGGGATCAAGCTGATTCCGAACAAAGGCGTGGAGAACCAGTTCAAAGTTATTGAAAGGCTGGTCGGCGAATGTGAGGAAGTCATCAACTGCGGGGATGCCGGGCAGGAGGGTGAGCTTATCCAGCGTTGGGTCCTTCAGAAAGCGAAATGCGATAAGCCTGTTAAACGCCTGTGGATTTCTTCCCTGACCGAAGAGGCCATTAAAGAAGGATTTTCCAACCTGAAACCTGCAGAAGAATACAGGAACCTGTACCTGGCCGGTAATGCAAGGGCGATCGGCGACTGGTTATTGGGAATCAATGCAACGCGCCTCTTTACCAAAAAATTCGGCGGCAATAAAGCGGTTTTGTCCATCGGAAGGGTTCAGACCCCTACATTGGCTATGCTCGTGCAGCGACAGAAAGAGATTGATGCATTTACGGTAGAAGAATACTGGGAGCTCAAAACCAGGTACCGTGATGTCATTTTCAACGCAGCCATCGACCGTTTAAAGACGCTGGATCGGGCAGAAAAAGGTCTGGAATACCTGAAGCAGAACCCTTTTGAAATTGTTTCATTTGAAATTAAAGAAGGAAAAGAAAAGAATCCGAGGCTTTTCGACCTCACCGGGCTTCAGGTGGAAGCCAATAAAAAATATGGCTATTCTGCAGAAAATACCCTGAACTACATCCAGAGCCTGTACGAGAAAAAACACGTCACCTATCCGCGTGTAGATACTACCTACCTTTCCGAAAGCCTGTATCCGAAGATCGGAGGGATTTTAAAGAGCATGACCTTCTATCAGGAATGGATCTCGCCGTTGCTGGAACAGCCGATACCGAAATCCAAAGCCGTCTTCGATGATGCCAAAGTAACGGATCACCATGCCATTATCCCGACGGAAATACCGCCTTCACAGAACCTTACCCGCGAAGAAAAGCTCATTTACGACCTGGTGGCCAAGCGTTTCATTGCCGTATTTTATCCGGAATGTAAGATTTCAAACACGCTCGTTGAAGGGAAAGTAGGTACCATTCCGTTCAAGACCAGTGGAAAGCAGATCCTGGAACCGGGATGGAGAGCCGTCTATGCCAAAGAACCCAAAGAAGAACCTGCGGATAAAGAAAAAGAGAAAGAGGAGGAACAGACCATTCCCGAATTCAAGGTAGGGGAGACCGGACCGCATGATCCGATGATCCACCAGGGAAAAACTTCACCGCCGAAACCGTACACCGAGGCCACACTCCTGAGAGCTATGGAAACCGCCGGCCGGCAGGTGGAAGATGAGGAACTGCGTGAAATGCTGAAAAACAACGGGATCGGAAGGCCTTCTACCCGCGCCAACATCATCGAAACCCTGTTCAAGCGCAAGTACATTGAGAAAAGAAGAAAAAACCTGATTGCCACCCAGACCGGGATCCAGCTGATCGATACCATTGAAGATGAACTGCTGAAAAGCCCGGAGCTCACCGGCGAATGGGAATCCAAGCTGCGTAAGATTGAAAGCGGGGGGTATGAAGCCAACCTGTTCAAGGAAGAGCTTATCCAGATGGTCACTGCGCTGACCAAAAAAGTGGTGGATGGAAAAGCGAAAATCATTACCCTTCAGGAAGAACCGGAAGTAAAGGAAAAGAAGAAAAGGGAACCGTCCGTAAAAAAAGAACTGCCGACCTGGGAGGAAACCAAATGCCCGAAGTGCAAATCGCATCATCTGATCAAAGGGAAAACTGCCGTTGGGTGTTCAGATTTCAAAAACTGCGGTTTCAAAGTAACGTTTGAAATATTCGGCAAAAAATTATCCGATAAACAGCTGATGGACCTTGTCATCAAAGGCAAAACCTCAAAGCTGAAAGGATTTAGTGCCCACCCGGATGCAGTAACAGAAGGAATCCTGTCTATAGATGAAAATTTCACCGTAAGCCTCGCTTAA
- a CDS encoding pirin family protein, with translation MKQLKFLIIGKDQVILDTLKRIIEKNEGWKAILVNDENLAYDAVRSHRPDIVLLSSGLQDTFERDIKTFCHEPDQNIKVIEHYGGGSGLLLSEVEACFSEPQKPGNHIMHKADSREKTALDWLSGGKTFSFGDFYDPERIHFGALRVLNDDIIKSGKGFGTHPHDNMEIISIALEGTLIHEDNLGNKTEIQPGDIQVMSAGTGVMHSEFSKDEGGFGKFLQIWVYPKQRNVTPRYDQITLDPAKSHNSFQQILSPDPEDAGVWIHQDAWFHLGHFDDAFETRYQIMKKGNGVYAFIIEGSAEIDGQKLERRDGFGIYGMDEIHIKATSGNTEILLMEVPMVW, from the coding sequence ATGAAACAACTGAAATTCTTAATAATCGGAAAAGACCAGGTGATCCTGGACACCTTAAAAAGGATCATTGAAAAGAATGAAGGCTGGAAAGCAATTCTCGTCAATGATGAGAATCTGGCCTATGATGCGGTCAGGTCACACCGACCTGATATCGTTTTGCTGAGCTCCGGATTGCAGGATACATTTGAACGGGATATCAAAACTTTCTGCCATGAACCTGATCAGAATATAAAAGTGATCGAACATTACGGTGGCGGAAGTGGGCTTTTGCTGAGCGAAGTGGAGGCCTGTTTTTCAGAACCTCAAAAACCAGGAAACCATATCATGCATAAGGCAGACTCCAGGGAAAAGACAGCACTTGACTGGCTTTCCGGAGGGAAAACCTTCAGCTTCGGCGATTTTTATGATCCGGAACGCATCCATTTCGGTGCTTTAAGAGTATTGAACGACGATATTATAAAATCCGGAAAAGGTTTCGGTACCCATCCGCATGACAATATGGAAATCATCAGTATAGCGCTGGAAGGCACCCTGATCCATGAAGACAACCTGGGAAACAAAACGGAAATTCAGCCCGGCGATATCCAGGTCATGAGCGCAGGAACAGGCGTCATGCACAGTGAATTCAGCAAGGATGAAGGCGGTTTCGGGAAGTTCCTCCAGATCTGGGTGTATCCGAAACAAAGAAACGTTACCCCGAGGTATGACCAGATCACCCTTGATCCTGCGAAAAGCCACAACAGCTTCCAGCAGATCCTTTCTCCCGATCCTGAAGATGCCGGGGTGTGGATCCATCAGGATGCATGGTTCCACCTGGGCCATTTTGATGATGCTTTCGAAACCCGGTATCAGATCATGAAAAAGGGAAATGGTGTGTATGCTTTCATTATTGAAGGAAGTGCAGAAATCGATGGCCAGAAGCTTGAAAGAAGGGATGGCTTCGGAATATATGGCATGGATGAAATACACATTAAGGCAACATCAGGCAATACAGAAATCCTTCTGATGGAAGTGCCGATGGTGTGGTAA
- a CDS encoding GNAT family N-acetyltransferase has protein sequence MERTEVVLANVKGEIQLFSDDQKAGKMDISVIGEKLTVYHTEVSEEYEGRGFAKILLEKLVSYARENNLKIVPLCPYVHAQFKRHPEEYNDVWLKEKL, from the coding sequence ATGGAAAGAACAGAAGTAGTCCTAGCAAACGTAAAAGGGGAAATCCAGCTTTTTTCTGATGATCAGAAAGCCGGTAAAATGGATATTTCCGTCATCGGCGAAAAGCTGACGGTATATCATACTGAAGTCAGTGAAGAGTATGAAGGCAGGGGCTTTGCCAAAATACTGCTGGAGAAACTGGTTTCCTATGCCAGGGAGAATAACCTGAAGATTGTTCCGTTGTGCCCGTATGTTCATGCCCAGTTCAAGCGCCATCCGGAGGAATACAATGACGTGTGGTTAAAAGAAAAATTATAA